One segment of Triticum aestivum cultivar Chinese Spring chromosome 2A, IWGSC CS RefSeq v2.1, whole genome shotgun sequence DNA contains the following:
- the LOC123186133 gene encoding histone H4, with the protein MSGRGKGGKGLGKGGAKRHRKVLRDNIQGITKPAIRRLARRGGVKRISGLIYEETRGVLKIFLENVIRDAVTYTEHARRKTVTAMDVVYALKRQGRTLYGFGG; encoded by the coding sequence GCGGGAAGGGTCTGGGCAAGGGCGGCGCCAAGCGCCACCGGAAGGTGCTGCGGGACAACATCCAGGGCATCACGAAGCCGGCGATCCGGCGgctggcgcggcggggcggcgtgaagcgcatctcggggctcatctacgaggagacccgcggcgtgctcaagatcttcctcgagaacgTCATCCGCGACGCCGTCACCTACACCGAGCACGCCCGCCGCAAGACCGTCACCGCCATGGACGTCGTCTACGCGCTCAAGCGACAGGGCCGCACCCTCTACGGCTTCGGCGgctga